CCAAAAAAATTATCATCAATGATATTATTACTAATGATAACATTATGTGTGTCATAAACTTTTATGGCACAAGGATCGTCTAAAGTGGCGAATCCTGAATGTTGAATTTTAAATCCTGAAACTAAAGTATTTGCCGCTTTAATGGAAAGAATTTCATATTTCTTTTGACCATCTAATACCGGGAAATTAACACCAATTAAATTAACTGCTTTACTAATTATTATATTACCTTCTTTATAAATACCTTCATGAACATATATGGTATCTCCGTTTTGAATATTATCAAGAGCACTTTTTATACTCTTATATGGCATGGTTTTCCCAACTTCAAATTTATTTGCATATATACAATAAGAAGTTAAAGAAAGTAATAATAAGACAATTAATTTTTTCATTATTTATTGATAGTATTCCAGTCGGTAAACTCTGCCGCTAATTCAAGAGCATAGGTAGTTGCACTTTCTCTGTCTTTAAAGGCAGCAACATTTCCTCCCATAGGACTTTTTACATTATCTCCTTTAATATAAACAGAAGTCTCAACAGGAAGTAGCTGATTATCACTAGGGAAATTTGCAACGAATAATTCAGCATTTAATGCTTTCTCTTTATTATCGTTCTTATAATCTATTAAGCATGAAATATCATCGAATTTATATGTTCTTCCTTTGGGGGTAAACAATACTGCTGCGAATTGGGGATTTGATATAGTCATTCCACAATTATCGCAGTTGTCAGAATTTATTTTGATAGGATCTGGATTTTTTTGTCCACATGAGAAAAAAGATAATAGCATAATTGGTAATACCATAGTCATCGTGTTTTGCTTCTTCAGTTTCTTTGTTTTCAAATACTCTAAAAAAACAGCAACAACCATTAGTAAACCACTTGTTATAAATAACCAGCCACCAATATCTGGAATTGAATATGCTCCAAAATTCAACAACTGTTTAAATCCTATAAGCGGTGGTTGATAGGCCATCCCTGGAACTATTATTGCAGCACTGGGATCTAAATTGTGCCCATAATTATATTCCCAGCGCCAAAAATCGACCATTGCAATAATTCCAAATAAAACAAATGCCCCCAATAATATATGTAATGCTTTTCTTTTTCTTATCAAAACGACTATTAAGCATGCTAATGCATAGCCACTAATTATATAAGGTAAAACCGTAAATTCAATAAACTCATCAGCGTGAAGTGTTTTCATTCCGATGTAGTGATTTAATCCATTAATAATTTCTACCTCACCGCCAATTTTATTGGCGTGA
This portion of the Bacteroidota bacterium genome encodes:
- a CDS encoding nitrous oxide reductase accessory protein NosL, producing MNSNEKNIGIISKGLLVIAGVLLVVSLFNPIWRIELDAPQYPEGLALTIHANKIGGEVEIINGLNHYIGMKTLHADEFIEFTVLPYIISGYALACLIVVLIRKRKALHILLGAFVLFGIIAMVDFWRWEYNYGHNLDPSAAIIVPGMAYQPPLIGFKQLLNFGAYSIPDIGGWLFITSGLLMVVAVFLEYLKTKKLKKQNTMTMVLPIMLLSFFSCGQKNPDPIKINSDNCDNCGMTISNPQFAAVLFTPKGRTYKFDDISCLIDYKNDNKEKALNAELFVANFPSDNQLLPVETSVYIKGDNVKSPMGGNVAAFKDRESATTYALELAAEFTDWNTINK